The following coding sequences lie in one Kitasatospora azatica KCTC 9699 genomic window:
- a CDS encoding TIGR03943 family putative permease subunit, which yields MRREVQPVLQVLLGAALLHITLFSDLYLRYVRRALQPYLVATGVLLVLAGLVSAVAVVRDLLRPDAGERVTEHHDHDHGHGHDQGHGGSRIGWLLVLPVAAIFLIAPDALGAFTAQRSDSTAAEPAPAAGFAPLPAGDPLPIRLADFDARAVWDSSAALAGRRVRLTGFATPKKDGGGWYLARLTITCCAADAQTSKVEILGTSAPPEGVWVQVTGVWQPGNAAGGSGAVPALTVQQVVTVPEPGDPYE from the coding sequence GTGAGGCGCGAGGTCCAGCCGGTGCTCCAGGTGCTGCTCGGTGCCGCGCTCCTGCACATCACGCTCTTCAGCGACCTGTACCTGCGGTACGTGCGCCGGGCGCTGCAGCCCTACCTCGTCGCCACCGGTGTGCTCCTGGTCCTGGCGGGCCTGGTCAGTGCGGTCGCGGTGGTGCGGGACTTGCTCCGGCCGGACGCTGGGGAGCGAGTGACGGAGCACCACGACCACGACCACGGACACGGGCATGACCAGGGCCACGGCGGCTCCCGGATCGGCTGGCTGCTGGTCCTTCCGGTGGCGGCGATCTTCCTGATCGCGCCCGACGCGCTGGGCGCCTTCACAGCGCAGCGTTCGGACAGCACGGCCGCCGAGCCGGCCCCGGCCGCAGGCTTCGCGCCGCTGCCCGCCGGCGACCCGCTGCCGATACGGCTGGCGGACTTCGACGCACGAGCCGTCTGGGACTCCTCGGCCGCACTGGCCGGGAGGCGGGTGCGGCTGACCGGTTTCGCCACGCCCAAGAAGGACGGCGGCGGCTGGTACCTGGCCAGACTGACCATCACCTGCTGCGCCGCGGACGCCCAGACCAGCAAGGTGGAGATCCTGGGCACCAGCGCGCCGCCGGAGGGTGTGTGGGTCCAGGTGACGGGAGTCTGGCAGCCCGGCAATGCGGCGGGCGGCAGTGGAGCGGTGCCGGCGCTGACGGTCCAGCAGGTCGTGACCGTCCCTGAGCCGGGTGACCCCTACGAATGA
- a CDS encoding MFS transporter: MNDGNAAARARALRAGAIGNVVEWYDFALYGFFATAIAASFFPKSHPTSALLSTFAIFGVSFLLRPLGAIVFGHLGDRVGRRSALLVSVLLMSAGTVVMGLLPSYAQIGVAAPLLLVLCRLVQGFSAGGEFAGSTILVIEHTPPGRRGRYASLTGISVTLGTASGALVSMVMASTTTPEQLASWAWRVPFVAAAPLALVGLYLRLRVDESPVFTALQAEGHIESMPVVQALKVAKKPMLILIGLVMTQSVAYFVMSTFLVSYLVTTAGFSNADSLFVQLVLQLLLIVGSLLAGRAIDRIGRKPIAVASALCLGAWAIPAFALLKHSTVLESCLVVGVFGLAYSGISTTSILALAELFPARVRTSASALAYQLASAVFGGSAPYVATWLVGHGHFLAPGYYIAGLSAVSAVVAAIGIGNRPKANARLDPRTQVEAGWV, encoded by the coding sequence ATGAATGACGGCAATGCTGCCGCACGAGCAAGAGCGCTCCGGGCCGGCGCGATCGGCAACGTTGTGGAGTGGTACGACTTCGCCCTGTACGGCTTCTTCGCGACCGCTATCGCGGCCAGTTTCTTCCCGAAATCCCACCCCACCTCCGCCCTGTTGTCCACCTTCGCGATCTTCGGAGTGAGCTTCCTCCTCCGTCCGTTGGGCGCTATTGTCTTCGGTCATCTCGGCGATCGAGTCGGCCGGCGCTCAGCACTCCTCGTGTCGGTACTGTTGATGAGCGCAGGTACAGTAGTTATGGGCCTGTTGCCCAGCTATGCTCAAATCGGCGTCGCAGCCCCGCTGTTGCTTGTCCTGTGCAGATTGGTGCAGGGATTCTCGGCCGGCGGAGAGTTCGCCGGCTCGACCATCTTGGTGATCGAACACACGCCCCCGGGTCGGCGAGGTCGATACGCATCGCTCACCGGGATATCGGTCACTCTCGGGACGGCGTCCGGCGCCTTGGTGTCAATGGTCATGGCTTCCACGACGACACCGGAACAATTGGCCTCGTGGGCATGGCGAGTGCCGTTCGTTGCAGCAGCGCCACTCGCATTGGTCGGTCTGTATCTGCGGCTGCGAGTGGACGAGTCGCCCGTGTTCACTGCTCTGCAGGCCGAAGGGCACATAGAATCCATGCCAGTGGTGCAGGCACTGAAGGTAGCGAAGAAGCCGATGCTGATCTTGATCGGATTGGTCATGACCCAATCGGTCGCGTACTTCGTCATGAGTACGTTCCTCGTGTCATACCTCGTCACGACAGCAGGGTTCAGCAACGCCGACTCCCTGTTCGTGCAGTTGGTACTCCAGCTCCTTCTGATCGTGGGTTCCCTCCTGGCCGGGCGAGCCATAGATCGGATCGGACGGAAGCCCATCGCGGTAGCTTCTGCACTCTGCTTGGGCGCTTGGGCCATCCCAGCATTTGCGTTGCTGAAGCACAGTACGGTGCTCGAATCCTGCCTCGTCGTCGGAGTCTTCGGACTCGCCTACAGCGGCATTTCCACGACAAGCATCCTGGCGCTCGCCGAGTTGTTCCCGGCGCGCGTCCGTACCTCGGCAAGCGCGCTGGCCTATCAGCTCGCCAGCGCCGTGTTCGGCGGGAGCGCGCCGTACGTAGCGACCTGGCTCGTCGGGCACGGCCACTTCCTCGCGCCCGGCTACTACATCGCCGGCCTGTCTGCCGTTTCGGCCGTAGTGGCCGCAATCGGAATCGGCAACCGCCCGAAGGCCAACGCACGACTTGATCCACGTACTCAGGTTGAAGCTGGATGGGTTTAG
- a CDS encoding FAD-binding and (Fe-S)-binding domain-containing protein, translated as MTDTATALEPLLARLAETAPGLRVETGRGATGPYAYDASNYRVPPRAVAFPSSADDVVAVVRACREAGVPVTARGGGTSMAGNAVGPGVVLDFSRYMNRILDIDPQARTARVEAGVILDALCGATAPHGLTFGPDPSSHSRCTVGGMIGNDACGNRSVRHGRTSGHIEALEIVTADGVRALADRTGLRAADPDDSDAAQRIARLEADARSLIARNLGPIRTELGRIPRQVSGYQLHHLLPERGFDMARALVGTEGSCAVVTAATVRLVATAQASTLLTLGYDDVVDAAEDVPEILRWNPTAVEGMDEAIVATMRARRGPDSVTGLPEGSAWLYVELDGDDAAAVNARAAELLDVLKARGRMTGGRVVASAAERRSLWRVREDGAGLAARLVDGGESWPGWEDAAVAPENLAAYLRDFRELLASHGLTGVLYGHFGAGCVHVRIDFDLATGTGRTATRRFLSEAAALVVEHAGTLSGEHGDGRARSELLEVMYSHRMIRAFAEFKGIFDPEGLLNPGVIVAPARLDADLARHTPPDVVPVETLFSFPHDGDGFAGAVRRCVGVGRCRSDAGGVMCPSYRATGEENDSTRGRARLLQEMVRGELVENGWRSTEVRDALDLCLSCKACSSDCPVGVDMATYKAEFLHQHYKARLRPRSHYSLGWLPLTSLLAGYAARPVNALLRGPVGKLLARLGGVTTKRSIPAFASRHALRQALRTARTGEPAKALLFVDSFTRAFRPEVAGAASRVLADAGIPCTVEDGLCCGLTWVSTGQLSVARRIMARTVARLDNGDDRPIVVAEPSCAAALRRDVPELLGTPAASRVAARVHTLTGALIDLATPDWTPPELPDDVVLQTHCHEYATFKGSHPRDLLGRLGVRKVDEAEGCCGLAGNFGFEEQHYDTSMAVAELALKPRLDAVGRDQQAVVVADGFSCATQIDHLAGDRGIRALHLAELLDPAADRPGESS; from the coding sequence ATGACGGACACCGCCACGGCCCTGGAGCCGCTGCTCGCGCGGCTCGCCGAGACCGCTCCCGGCCTGCGGGTGGAGACCGGCCGTGGTGCCACCGGCCCCTACGCCTACGACGCCTCCAACTACCGGGTGCCGCCGCGGGCCGTGGCCTTCCCGAGCTCCGCCGACGACGTGGTCGCGGTGGTGCGGGCCTGCCGGGAGGCGGGCGTGCCGGTCACCGCGCGCGGTGGCGGTACCAGCATGGCGGGCAACGCGGTCGGACCGGGCGTCGTCCTGGACTTCTCCCGGTACATGAACCGGATCCTGGACATCGACCCGCAGGCACGTACCGCGCGTGTCGAGGCCGGCGTGATCCTCGACGCGCTGTGCGGCGCAACCGCCCCGCACGGGCTCACCTTCGGGCCCGACCCGTCCTCGCACAGCCGCTGCACAGTCGGCGGGATGATCGGCAACGACGCGTGCGGCAACCGGTCGGTGCGGCACGGCCGTACCAGCGGCCACATCGAGGCGCTGGAGATCGTGACGGCCGACGGCGTCCGGGCCCTGGCCGACCGCACCGGCCTGCGCGCCGCAGACCCCGACGACTCGGACGCCGCCCAGCGCATCGCCCGGCTCGAAGCGGACGCACGGAGTCTGATCGCTCGCAACCTCGGCCCGATCCGCACCGAGCTCGGCCGCATTCCGCGCCAGGTCTCCGGCTACCAGCTGCACCACCTGCTGCCCGAACGCGGCTTCGACATGGCCCGCGCACTGGTGGGTACCGAGGGCTCCTGTGCGGTCGTCACCGCAGCGACGGTCCGCCTGGTGGCGACCGCACAGGCTTCAACGCTCCTCACCCTCGGCTACGACGACGTCGTCGATGCTGCCGAGGACGTCCCCGAGATCCTGCGCTGGAACCCCACGGCTGTGGAGGGCATGGACGAGGCGATCGTCGCCACCATGCGCGCCCGCCGCGGCCCGGACTCCGTCACCGGCCTGCCCGAGGGGAGCGCCTGGCTGTACGTCGAGCTCGACGGCGACGACGCGGCCGCGGTGAACGCCCGCGCCGCCGAACTGCTGGACGTGCTCAAGGCCCGGGGCCGCATGACCGGTGGACGTGTCGTGGCGAGCGCGGCCGAGCGGCGCTCGCTGTGGCGGGTCCGAGAGGACGGCGCCGGGCTCGCCGCGCGCCTGGTGGACGGCGGGGAGTCCTGGCCCGGCTGGGAGGACGCGGCGGTCGCGCCCGAGAACCTGGCCGCCTACCTGCGCGACTTCCGGGAGCTCCTGGCCTCTCACGGCCTGACCGGCGTGTTGTACGGCCACTTCGGCGCGGGCTGCGTCCACGTGCGCATCGACTTCGACCTAGCCACGGGCACCGGCCGGACTGCCACCCGACGGTTCCTCTCCGAAGCCGCCGCCCTGGTCGTCGAGCACGCAGGCACCCTGTCGGGCGAGCACGGTGACGGACGGGCCCGTAGCGAGCTGCTGGAGGTCATGTACAGCCACCGGATGATCCGGGCGTTCGCCGAGTTCAAGGGGATCTTCGACCCCGAGGGTCTGCTCAACCCCGGCGTCATCGTGGCTCCGGCGCGGCTGGACGCTGACCTCGCACGGCACACGCCCCCCGATGTGGTGCCCGTCGAGACCCTCTTCTCCTTCCCGCACGACGGGGACGGCTTCGCGGGTGCGGTACGCCGCTGCGTCGGGGTCGGCCGCTGCCGCAGCGACGCGGGCGGCGTGATGTGTCCCAGCTACCGGGCCACGGGGGAGGAGAACGACTCCACCCGGGGCCGGGCCCGTCTGCTCCAGGAAATGGTGCGGGGCGAGCTGGTCGAGAACGGCTGGCGCTCGACCGAGGTGCGCGACGCCCTCGACCTGTGCCTCTCCTGCAAGGCGTGCTCCAGCGACTGCCCGGTCGGCGTCGACATGGCGACCTACAAGGCGGAGTTCCTGCACCAGCACTACAAGGCCAGGCTCAGGCCGCGCTCCCACTACTCGCTGGGCTGGCTGCCCCTCACTTCCCTCCTCGCCGGATACGCAGCGCGCCCGGTCAACGCGCTGCTGCGCGGACCGGTCGGCAAACTGCTCGCCCGCCTGGGAGGCGTGACCACGAAACGCAGCATCCCGGCCTTCGCCTCCCGGCACGCGCTACGCCAGGCCCTGCGCACGGCGAGGACAGGTGAACCGGCGAAGGCCTTGCTCTTCGTCGACAGCTTCACCCGCGCCTTCCGTCCCGAGGTGGCCGGAGCGGCGAGCCGGGTGCTCGCCGACGCCGGCATCCCGTGCACGGTGGAGGACGGCCTGTGCTGCGGCCTGACCTGGGTCAGTACCGGCCAACTGTCCGTCGCGCGCAGGATCATGGCCCGTACCGTCGCCCGCCTGGACAACGGCGACGACCGGCCCATCGTCGTGGCTGAGCCCAGCTGCGCCGCAGCGCTCAGGCGTGACGTGCCCGAACTCCTCGGCACCCCCGCGGCCAGCCGGGTCGCGGCCCGGGTCCACACCCTCACCGGCGCCCTGATCGACCTCGCCACGCCGGACTGGACGCCACCGGAGCTGCCGGACGACGTCGTGCTGCAGACCCACTGCCACGAGTACGCCACGTTCAAGGGCAGCCACCCTCGCGACCTTCTCGGCCGACTCGGCGTACGGAAGGTCGACGAGGCCGAGGGCTGCTGCGGACTCGCCGGCAACTTCGGCTTCGAGGAACAGCACTACGACACCTCGATGGCCGTCGCCGAACTGGCCCTGAAACCGCGGCTGGACGCCGTCGGCCGGGACCAACAGGCCGTCGTCGTGGCCGACGGCTTCAGCTGCGCCACCCAGATCGACCACCTCGCCGGTGACCGGGGCATCCGCGCCCTGCATCTCGCGGAACTGCTCGATCCCGCCGCCGACCGACCAGGAGAATCCTCATGA
- a CDS encoding PucR family transcriptional regulator, which yields MNAQPTVPPPDASGPAEDARHHDRPFNPTVADVLALPVFAAGLPKVVTGGSALDRPVRWVHITELTDPASFLKGGELVLTTGMPLPEERTLVRRYVDELADIGAAGLVLELVRRYHRPPDELTRACRARNLPLITLSRDVNFLEVTQVVHALIVSNQTTALRRTQQIHEVFTALTLRGATPEDVLRTAAETCGRTMVLENLVHQAVFCAPSGGRTVEEALTHWEGRSRATPASAAPGVHGPEGWLAAPVEYRGERWGRLIMLPFPTPATTGKKHRGHERPFDPEDVTVLDRAAMALTIARLIHSTTWERRAHRNALTDLAEQRHRSPGEARARAEALGLPLSGSFLAALVELGPDADHAEAEEHLAQELRATGQPALIGELRSGSIGVLLAFGRSTPWRPVVERLARAATTVAPQAVVSVGSEINDLSHTARSFREASRVAAALPPGSSSGKPFHELSDIGLRQLLYSLRDDVRIQEYVERQIGRLIDHDARHGTDLVTVLHQYLDAAGSKTATARRGDLARQTVYYRLRQIERLLGCDLESGRQRTELHVALTALEALRPR from the coding sequence GTGAACGCACAGCCCACCGTCCCTCCGCCGGACGCCAGCGGACCCGCCGAAGACGCCCGACACCACGACCGTCCCTTCAACCCCACGGTCGCGGACGTGCTCGCGCTCCCGGTCTTCGCCGCAGGTCTGCCAAAGGTCGTCACCGGCGGCTCCGCACTGGACCGTCCCGTGCGCTGGGTGCACATCACCGAGCTCACCGACCCCGCGTCCTTCCTCAAGGGCGGCGAACTCGTGCTCACCACGGGGATGCCCCTCCCGGAGGAGCGCACGCTGGTGCGCCGGTACGTCGACGAGCTCGCCGACATCGGAGCCGCCGGCCTGGTGCTGGAACTCGTCCGGCGCTACCACCGGCCTCCCGACGAACTGACCCGCGCCTGCCGGGCACGCAACCTGCCGCTCATCACGCTCTCACGGGACGTCAACTTCCTTGAGGTCACCCAGGTCGTCCACGCGCTGATCGTCAGCAACCAGACGACCGCGCTGCGAAGGACCCAGCAGATCCACGAGGTCTTCACCGCCCTGACGCTTCGCGGTGCCACCCCCGAGGACGTGCTGCGCACCGCGGCGGAGACCTGCGGGCGCACCATGGTCCTGGAGAACCTGGTGCACCAAGCGGTCTTCTGCGCGCCGTCCGGCGGCCGGACCGTGGAGGAGGCGCTCACCCACTGGGAAGGGCGTTCCCGTGCGACACCCGCATCCGCTGCCCCCGGAGTGCACGGCCCCGAAGGCTGGCTGGCCGCCCCCGTCGAGTACCGGGGCGAGCGATGGGGCCGCCTGATCATGCTCCCGTTCCCCACACCGGCAACCACCGGCAAGAAGCACCGCGGTCATGAGCGGCCATTCGATCCCGAAGACGTCACCGTCCTGGACCGAGCGGCGATGGCCCTCACCATCGCCCGTCTCATCCACTCCACCACCTGGGAACGCCGGGCACACCGCAACGCCCTCACCGACCTGGCCGAACAGCGGCACCGCTCCCCCGGCGAGGCCCGGGCCCGAGCCGAGGCCCTCGGCCTTCCCCTCAGCGGCAGTTTCCTCGCGGCCCTGGTGGAACTGGGACCCGATGCCGACCATGCCGAAGCGGAGGAACACCTCGCCCAGGAGTTGCGGGCGACCGGCCAGCCGGCACTCATCGGCGAGCTGCGCAGCGGGAGCATCGGAGTGCTGCTCGCATTCGGCCGCTCCACGCCGTGGCGGCCCGTCGTCGAACGGCTCGCCCGCGCGGCCACGACGGTAGCCCCGCAGGCAGTGGTGAGCGTCGGCTCCGAGATCAACGACCTCTCCCACACCGCCCGTTCCTTCCGCGAGGCGTCCCGCGTCGCAGCGGCCCTACCGCCCGGATCGTCCTCGGGCAAACCCTTCCACGAACTCTCCGACATCGGCCTGCGACAGCTGCTCTACTCACTGCGCGACGACGTACGGATCCAGGAGTACGTGGAACGCCAGATCGGCCGCCTCATCGACCACGACGCGCGCCACGGCACCGACCTGGTGACCGTCCTCCACCAGTACCTGGACGCCGCAGGCAGCAAGACCGCCACCGCCCGGCGCGGCGACCTCGCCCGACAGACCGTCTACTACCGCCTGCGCCAGATCGAACGGCTCCTGGGTTGCGACCTCGAGTCCGGCCGCCAGCGCACCGAACTGCACGTGGCCCTGACCGCACTCGAAGCCCTACGGCCCCGCTGA
- a CDS encoding polysaccharide deacetylase family protein, whose translation MNEHASTGGAAARPTNPRAAAGVVVAGVAVALAFMPATPGPAKRPGRGAVASSSPDRGTGRDGTVTLVDDGSGANTGPQPGLPPVTKLTAGQKPPQFVVFSFDGALEDDSHSLSQVRALGKANNAKVTFFLRGLDLLPVEKRSLYRPPQHDPGTAAIPFPTDEQVKATLGQLGQAWLVGDEIASGLNGQFCGAKGAPDWSSDDWANEIDQAYSLVRFWKTDTGFTELPPVPFDYQSELAGGRAPCRPAQPALLAAEQQFGWRYDASGSANVGADSWPVQADGIWQFPVRQRQSEQDYLAAFEHAYGGNRAPLLVDTDPRAGDGADQVRVAGDVMRTVCRRDGVRCVSLRELADWLDGQDPAVLERLRRS comes from the coding sequence ATGAACGAGCACGCTTCGACCGGAGGGGCCGCTGCGCGACCGACGAACCCCCGCGCCGCCGCGGGCGTGGTGGTGGCGGGTGTCGCCGTGGCCCTCGCCTTCATGCCGGCCACCCCGGGGCCGGCCAAGCGTCCCGGGCGCGGTGCGGTCGCTTCCTCCAGCCCCGACCGGGGCACTGGCCGGGACGGCACGGTGACCCTGGTCGACGACGGCTCCGGCGCGAACACCGGTCCGCAACCCGGCCTGCCGCCGGTCACGAAGCTGACGGCGGGACAGAAGCCGCCGCAGTTCGTGGTGTTCTCCTTCGACGGTGCCCTGGAGGACGACAGCCACTCCCTCTCGCAGGTGCGCGCCCTGGGCAAGGCGAACAACGCCAAGGTGACCTTCTTCCTGCGCGGACTCGACCTGCTGCCGGTCGAGAAGCGCTCGCTCTACCGCCCGCCCCAGCACGACCCCGGCACCGCGGCGATCCCGTTCCCGACCGACGAGCAGGTGAAGGCGACCCTGGGTCAGCTCGGCCAGGCCTGGCTCGTCGGGGACGAGATCGCCAGCGGCCTCAACGGGCAGTTCTGCGGCGCCAAGGGCGCGCCGGACTGGAGCAGCGACGACTGGGCCAACGAGATCGACCAGGCGTACTCGCTGGTCCGCTTCTGGAAGACCGACACCGGGTTCACCGAGCTGCCTCCGGTGCCGTTCGACTACCAGAGCGAGCTGGCCGGCGGCCGCGCCCCGTGCCGACCGGCGCAGCCCGCGCTGCTCGCTGCCGAGCAGCAGTTCGGCTGGCGGTACGACGCGAGCGGGAGCGCGAACGTCGGTGCGGACTCCTGGCCGGTCCAGGCGGACGGCATCTGGCAGTTCCCGGTTCGGCAGCGGCAGAGCGAGCAGGACTACCTCGCCGCATTCGAGCACGCCTACGGCGGGAACCGGGCACCGCTGCTCGTCGACACCGACCCCCGCGCCGGGGACGGCGCCGACCAGGTGCGGGTCGCCGGGGACGTGATGCGGACCGTGTGCCGCCGCGACGGGGTGCGGTGCGTGTCCCTTCGCGAACTCGCGGACTGGCTCGACGGACAGGACCCGGCCGTACTGGAGCGCCTGCGCCGCTCCTGA
- a CDS encoding aspartate aminotransferase family protein, with amino-acid sequence MTNLSPHLRQATPVVAVRGEGVHLYGEDGRRYLDFTAGIGVTSTGHCHPKVVAAAQEQVGSLIHGQYTTVMHQPLRRLVEKLGDVLPAGLDSLFFSNSGSEAVESALRLARQATGRPNVIVCHGGFHGRTVAAASMTTSGTRFRSGFSPLMSGVVVTPFPSAYRYGWDEETATRFALRELDYTLQTISSPADTAAIIVEPVLGEGGYVPAPRAFLEGLRERADRHGFLLILDEVQTGVGRTGRFWGHDHFGVTPDILVTAKGLASGFPLSGIAASEALMTKAWPGSQGGTYGANAVACAAACATLDVVRDERLVENAEAMGKRLRQGLEAVADRTPAIGDVRGLGLMLATEFVTEDGSPDPETAARVQRAAVDEGLLLLLCGAWNQVVRMIPALVIDETAVDEGLRAWAAAVEVGASGAARR; translated from the coding sequence ATGACGAACCTATCGCCGCACCTTCGCCAGGCGACCCCGGTAGTGGCCGTCCGCGGAGAGGGCGTCCACCTCTATGGGGAAGACGGCCGGCGCTACCTGGACTTCACCGCCGGCATCGGTGTCACCAGCACCGGGCACTGCCACCCGAAGGTGGTGGCGGCCGCACAGGAGCAGGTCGGCAGTCTCATCCACGGTCAGTACACGACGGTCATGCACCAGCCGCTGCGCCGCCTCGTGGAGAAGCTGGGCGACGTGCTGCCGGCCGGCCTGGACAGCCTGTTCTTCAGCAACTCCGGCAGCGAGGCGGTGGAGTCCGCGCTGCGGCTGGCCCGTCAGGCCACCGGCCGCCCCAACGTCATCGTCTGCCACGGCGGCTTTCACGGCCGCACGGTGGCCGCCGCCTCCATGACCACCTCCGGCACCCGCTTCCGGTCCGGCTTCTCCCCGCTGATGAGCGGAGTGGTCGTCACCCCGTTCCCGTCCGCCTACCGCTACGGCTGGGACGAGGAGACCGCGACCCGCTTCGCCCTGCGGGAGCTGGACTACACCCTCCAGACGATCTCCTCGCCCGCCGACACGGCCGCGATCATCGTGGAGCCGGTGCTCGGCGAGGGCGGTTACGTTCCCGCGCCCCGCGCCTTCCTGGAGGGCCTGCGGGAGCGCGCCGACCGGCACGGCTTCCTGCTGATCCTCGACGAGGTGCAGACCGGTGTGGGCCGCACCGGCCGCTTCTGGGGCCACGACCACTTCGGTGTCACGCCCGACATCCTGGTCACCGCCAAGGGCCTGGCCAGCGGCTTCCCGCTGTCCGGCATCGCCGCCTCCGAGGCGCTGATGACCAAGGCGTGGCCCGGCTCGCAGGGCGGTACCTACGGCGCCAACGCCGTCGCCTGCGCCGCGGCCTGCGCCACGCTCGACGTGGTCCGCGACGAGAGGCTCGTGGAGAACGCCGAAGCCATGGGCAAGCGGCTGCGCCAGGGCCTGGAGGCGGTCGCCGACCGCACCCCGGCCATCGGCGACGTTCGCGGCCTCGGGTTGATGCTGGCCACCGAGTTCGTCACCGAGGACGGCAGTCCCGACCCCGAGACCGCCGCCCGGGTGCAGCGCGCGGCCGTCGACGAGGGCCTGCTTCTGCTGCTGTGCGGTGCCTGGAACCAGGTCGTGCGGATGATCCCGGCACTGGTGATCGACGAGACGGCGGTGGACGAGGGACTCCGCGCGTGGGCGGCCGCGGTGGAGGTCGGCGCATCGGGAGCGGCACGGCGATGA
- a CDS encoding NAD-dependent succinate-semialdehyde dehydrogenase, producing MTDTPTQLFIGGAWVDAADGATLPVDDPATGEILCHVADAGPEDARLAEDAAVRAQGEWARTAPRVRSEILRRAYEIILDRTDELAHLMTAEMGKPLAEARGEVAYAAEFFRWFSEEAVRIDGGAGILPDGRNRMLLSRRPVGPCLLITPWNFPLAMGTRKIGPAIAAGCTMVLKPAPQTPLSSLALAAILQEAGLPDGVLNVVTTSRAGEVCEPLLRGGRIRKLSFTGSTQVGRLLLAQCADTVVRTSMELGGNAPFIVFEDADLDVAVDGAMVAKMRNMGEACTAANRFFVHRSVVAEFGRRLAERMGALVVGPGTRDGVDVGPLIDGTGRGKVEALVADAVERGARVLVGGRTPEGPGCFYPPTVLTDVSPESRLMDTEIFGPVAAILTFDDEEEVIRRANDTPWGLVGYVFTEGLDRALRVSEHLEVGMVGLNTGLVSNPAAPFGGVKQSGLGREGGRVGIDEFLEYQYLAVPVR from the coding sequence ATGACCGACACACCCACGCAGTTGTTCATCGGCGGTGCCTGGGTGGACGCCGCGGACGGCGCCACCCTGCCCGTAGACGACCCCGCGACCGGCGAGATCCTCTGCCATGTCGCCGACGCGGGCCCCGAGGACGCCAGGCTCGCGGAGGACGCGGCGGTCCGGGCACAGGGGGAGTGGGCCCGCACGGCACCGCGGGTCCGCAGCGAGATCCTGCGCCGCGCCTACGAGATCATCCTCGACCGCACCGACGAACTCGCCCACCTGATGACGGCCGAGATGGGCAAGCCGCTCGCCGAGGCCAGAGGAGAGGTGGCCTACGCGGCGGAGTTCTTCCGCTGGTTCTCCGAAGAGGCGGTCCGCATCGACGGCGGCGCCGGCATCCTGCCCGACGGCCGCAACCGCATGCTGCTCTCCCGCCGTCCGGTCGGCCCCTGCCTGCTGATCACCCCGTGGAACTTCCCCCTCGCCATGGGCACCCGCAAGATCGGCCCGGCGATCGCGGCCGGCTGCACCATGGTGCTCAAGCCCGCCCCGCAGACCCCTCTCTCCAGCCTGGCTCTCGCCGCGATCCTCCAGGAAGCCGGGCTGCCGGACGGCGTGCTGAACGTCGTCACCACCTCCCGTGCGGGGGAGGTGTGCGAACCGCTGCTGCGCGGCGGGCGGATCCGCAAACTGTCCTTCACCGGCTCCACCCAGGTCGGACGGCTGCTGCTGGCCCAGTGCGCGGACACCGTCGTACGCACCTCCATGGAGCTGGGGGGCAACGCGCCGTTCATCGTCTTCGAGGACGCCGACCTGGACGTGGCCGTGGACGGCGCGATGGTCGCCAAGATGCGCAACATGGGCGAGGCGTGCACGGCGGCCAACCGCTTCTTCGTGCACCGATCAGTGGTGGCGGAGTTCGGGCGGCGGCTGGCCGAGCGGATGGGCGCGCTCGTCGTGGGCCCCGGCACGCGGGACGGCGTCGATGTCGGCCCGCTGATCGACGGGACAGGGCGTGGCAAGGTGGAGGCGTTGGTCGCCGACGCGGTGGAGCGCGGTGCCCGAGTCCTCGTCGGTGGCCGTACGCCGGAGGGTCCGGGCTGCTTCTACCCGCCGACCGTGCTCACGGACGTGTCCCCCGAGAGCCGCCTCATGGACACGGAGATCTTCGGCCCCGTCGCCGCGATCCTCACGTTCGACGACGAGGAGGAGGTGATCCGGCGGGCCAACGACACCCCCTGGGGCCTGGTCGGCTACGTCTTCACCGAGGGCCTGGACCGCGCCTTGCGCGTCAGCGAGCACCTGGAGGTCGGCATGGTCGGCCTCAACACCGGCCTCGTCTCCAACCCGGCCGCGCCCTTCGGCGGCGTCAAGCAGTCCGGGCTAGGCCGCGAGGGCGGCCGGGTCGGGATCGACGAGTTCCTGGAGTACCAGTACCTCGCGGTGCCCGTGCGATGA